One genomic region from Mesotoga sp. BH458_6_3_2_1 encodes:
- a CDS encoding glycosyltransferase has translation MNNSLLYFTILNEESKSLGFLKKVRSQCKAFEKLGHSVFLGILRNTEYVIYRVVNSGFERETSFHFGSIMESIRSRASIIKRINNQLVLSKIMRFTQEWCRKKEIGAVYIRRFALSHLVIRFLRSLSHQSKIVWEYPTYPWISEYRHSHSLFRSIVERSLASLLERHIDLIVGVSGISGFEREGLLLTTNGVGIDELPMRERPFLLRTIELLGLGKITSYHGYDRIIKGIADYKGEYEVVFNIAGDGNEIDNLRKLVNSLNVDESIKFHGVVDGKKLDDLFNKSHIGIGSLALHKIGGQYPSPLKHREFCARGLPFVHATDDPDFAGLEPFVKKVEFGEDPIDIQELVTMAIEIYNGPQDGRRVLRDHAARTLDWVVKMKPISDFILSTPHGTVKSIRD, from the coding sequence ATGAATAACTCATTGTTGTATTTCACAATCCTCAACGAAGAGTCGAAATCACTTGGGTTTCTAAAGAAAGTTAGGTCTCAGTGCAAAGCCTTCGAAAAACTTGGTCACTCGGTTTTTCTCGGAATCCTGCGAAACACCGAGTATGTCATTTACAGAGTAGTCAATTCGGGCTTTGAAAGAGAAACCAGTTTCCACTTTGGCAGCATAATGGAATCCATTAGGAGCAGGGCTAGCATAATCAAGAGAATCAATAATCAGCTAGTTCTATCAAAAATTATGCGCTTCACACAGGAATGGTGCAGGAAGAAAGAAATTGGTGCGGTATATATTAGGAGATTTGCTCTTTCTCATTTGGTCATAAGGTTCTTAAGATCCCTTTCACACCAAAGCAAGATTGTCTGGGAGTATCCCACCTATCCTTGGATAAGCGAATACAGGCACTCGCATAGCCTTTTTCGGAGTATTGTAGAGAGAAGTCTTGCGTCACTTCTGGAGAGACATATCGATCTAATTGTTGGAGTGTCAGGCATAAGTGGCTTTGAAAGGGAGGGATTGCTTCTCACTACCAACGGTGTTGGTATTGATGAATTACCAATGAGAGAGCGCCCTTTTTTGCTCAGAACTATAGAGCTTCTAGGGCTTGGAAAGATCACGAGCTATCATGGATACGATCGAATTATCAAGGGAATTGCTGACTACAAAGGTGAGTACGAAGTAGTATTTAACATCGCCGGTGACGGAAATGAAATTGACAACCTGCGTAAGTTGGTGAATAGCTTGAATGTCGATGAAAGTATCAAGTTCCATGGTGTCGTTGATGGGAAGAAACTTGATGATTTGTTTAACAAGTCCCACATAGGCATTGGCTCGCTTGCCTTACATAAGATTGGAGGACAGTATCCTTCCCCGTTGAAACACAGAGAATTCTGTGCGAGAGGCTTGCCGTTTGTACACGCAACTGATGACCCCGATTTTGCTGGCCTTGAACCATTTGTGAAGAAAGTTGAGTTTGGAGAGGACCCTATCGATATTCAAGAATTGGTGACTATGGCAATAGAGATCTACAATGGACCGCAAGACGGCAGAAGAGTTCTGCGGGATCACGCTGCTAGAACACTAGACTGGGTTGTGAAAATGAAGCCTATTTCAGATTTCATTCTGAGTACTCCTCATGGGACTGTTAAAAGTATTCGTGACTGA
- a CDS encoding glycosyltransferase family 4 protein produces the protein MRVLIGPGMAPVNQGGQFAGGAAMATYEIARSLSELGHEVYLATLHDFTGSSDQTLHILRRRKLREFLKASPRIALKLFKGERNVEKYYGRPSLLEEARFLGVRLYWKKLIDRVKPDIISIHGNNLDRLPMILSAVESGAPFVFTSHGISEEEEVKYDLKVFLEDFFGFLKSNEIPVISVSSGLRSKIIDDIGYKSELCTVIGNGISHEFLERASRYKEKRVKEKGNAQSSEVKLITVGSLIKRKNQLLVMEAMKHLPENYKYVVVGDGPERENLERFANSNGLASRVDFAGRLLGEELIQAYSECDVFALTSTSEAFGLVFLEALACGLPVVTMEDLEGVKDIYQPDCFELVEEYDSVELAEAIVKSTRKIGREQMMEHVKKFSWEKVGTQYNETLSSVAGQNHS, from the coding sequence GTGAGAGTACTTATCGGACCTGGAATGGCCCCCGTGAACCAGGGCGGTCAATTTGCTGGTGGAGCAGCAATGGCAACATATGAGATAGCAAGATCACTGTCTGAGTTAGGCCATGAAGTCTACTTGGCGACACTTCATGATTTCACAGGGAGTTCGGACCAAACTCTACACATTTTACGCAGAAGAAAACTGCGGGAATTTCTCAAAGCCTCACCAAGAATCGCATTGAAACTTTTCAAAGGCGAAAGGAACGTGGAAAAGTATTACGGGCGTCCTTCTTTGCTTGAAGAAGCGAGATTTCTTGGTGTAAGACTCTATTGGAAAAAGCTAATCGATCGCGTCAAGCCGGATATCATTAGTATACACGGCAATAATCTAGATCGATTACCGATGATTCTCTCGGCCGTGGAATCGGGTGCTCCATTCGTGTTCACTTCCCACGGTATATCGGAAGAGGAGGAAGTAAAATATGATCTAAAAGTCTTTCTCGAAGATTTCTTCGGATTTCTCAAGAGTAACGAAATACCCGTAATCTCTGTGAGTTCAGGCCTCAGAAGTAAAATTATAGATGACATTGGCTATAAAAGCGAACTCTGCACGGTTATAGGAAACGGGATTTCCCACGAATTCCTGGAAAGGGCGTCACGATACAAGGAAAAGAGAGTCAAGGAGAAAGGAAATGCTCAAAGTTCCGAAGTTAAGCTAATTACCGTTGGCAGTCTCATAAAGAGAAAGAATCAGCTTCTCGTGATGGAAGCAATGAAGCATCTCCCCGAAAACTATAAGTACGTAGTGGTTGGTGACGGACCTGAAAGGGAGAATCTAGAGAGATTTGCTAATTCAAACGGACTGGCTTCAAGAGTCGATTTCGCAGGTAGATTACTGGGTGAAGAACTTATTCAGGCATATAGTGAATGCGATGTGTTTGCTCTTACATCGACTTCAGAAGCCTTCGGACTTGTATTCCTGGAAGCGCTAGCTTGTGGACTACCCGTTGTTACTATGGAAGATCTCGAAGGAGTGAAGGATATCTATCAACCAGATTGCTTTGAACTTGTCGAGGAATACGATTCAGTTGAGTTAGCGGAAGCAATCGTAAAATCCACAAGAAAAATCGGAAGAGAGCAAATGATGGAACACGTAAAAAAGTTCTCGTGGGAAAAAGTTGGAACTCAATATAATGAAACACTTTCCAGTGTAGCCGGTCAAAATCATAGTTGA
- a CDS encoding polysialyltransferase family glycosyltransferase produces the protein MDSARALSIISRIEQERGNACTELMIDEIPLWNVVRTSLFSHLTGDFSSRYSNSKSIRMLSTMVSSLLNSKLPMENEILAISANTTRREFEGSEFDIYIDWIGKLTEHSYSIIEIPNVSVPNPRHNVFTKQRISGMNLLTKSLIKAKSYQKRADGILSKITNLLKGFLDSQGIEDFIASIRKVVPRYLALISLMEDMLDRLTPKLVLEVCSYNLSSRALTYAAKLRGIPVAEIQHGIINRFHAGYIYRHVVNRSDTPDELLVYGQAFKEVLTDESVLFKPESIHVVGNYYIESVKNQPTIPEVQVIKNDSKDKQVALITTQPIYEAKAYAEAVTSLGKKGYFVIIKPHPSELKEKYFAFQDRNVIVSTFSVFELLKIADIHLTISSTCALDALQYSVPSVVLRFEDHQKHLEALRGFSGVVFQERSVDEAIDFCSSGKLTLSDDKFMANGSADRLVSVLNSLLKDKSE, from the coding sequence ATGGATAGCGCAAGAGCACTATCAATAATCTCGAGGATAGAGCAAGAGCGGGGCAATGCATGTACTGAACTGATGATTGATGAGATTCCGCTTTGGAATGTTGTAAGGACTAGTTTGTTTTCTCACTTGACCGGGGATTTCAGTTCTAGGTACTCTAATTCGAAGAGCATAAGAATGCTCTCTACGATGGTTTCTTCATTGCTGAATTCTAAATTGCCCATGGAAAACGAGATTCTAGCTATATCTGCTAACACAACTAGAAGGGAATTTGAAGGATCGGAGTTTGACATATATATTGACTGGATTGGAAAGCTTACAGAACATAGCTATTCCATTATCGAGATACCTAATGTTTCAGTTCCTAATCCAAGGCACAACGTGTTCACTAAGCAGAGAATATCAGGAATGAATCTTCTCACAAAGAGCCTCATTAAAGCAAAAAGTTACCAAAAACGCGCAGACGGAATTCTCAGCAAAATAACAAACCTTTTGAAAGGTTTCCTGGATTCACAAGGAATCGAAGATTTCATTGCGAGCATTAGGAAAGTTGTACCCAGATATTTGGCGCTGATTTCTTTGATGGAAGATATGCTGGATAGGCTTACTCCGAAACTAGTTCTCGAGGTCTGCTCGTATAATCTATCTTCAAGAGCGTTAACCTATGCAGCAAAGCTTCGCGGAATTCCAGTTGCGGAGATCCAGCACGGCATAATAAACAGGTTTCACGCTGGATATATATACAGGCATGTAGTAAATAGAAGTGATACGCCAGATGAATTGCTTGTCTATGGTCAAGCATTTAAAGAAGTTCTTACAGATGAAAGTGTTCTTTTCAAACCTGAAAGCATACATGTGGTTGGTAACTACTATATCGAGTCAGTGAAAAACCAGCCAACTATTCCTGAAGTTCAGGTAATTAAGAATGATTCAAAAGATAAGCAGGTCGCTTTGATCACTACACAACCAATTTACGAAGCAAAAGCTTATGCCGAAGCTGTCACTTCGCTGGGAAAAAAGGGCTATTTTGTAATAATCAAGCCACACCCCAGTGAGCTAAAGGAGAAGTACTTCGCCTTTCAAGACAGGAACGTCATTGTATCCACATTCTCGGTTTTTGAATTACTAAAAATAGCAGATATTCATTTGACCATCTCGTCAACATGTGCACTTGACGCCCTTCAATACTCCGTACCATCCGTTGTTCTGAGATTCGAAGATCACCAGAAGCATCTCGAAGCTTTGAGGGGTTTTTCAGGCGTTGTTTTTCAGGAGAGATCCGTCGATGAAGCAATTGATTTTTGTAGTAGCGGAAAACTTACTTTATCTGATGACAAATTCATGGCCAATGGTTCTGCAGACAGACTGGTGAGCGTTCTGAATAGTCTTCTTAAAGACAAATCGGAGTAA
- a CDS encoding glycosyltransferase family 2 protein, with product MEEQELPKVTIIVPTRNEVHFIEKCLNSFIVSDYPEHLMEIIIVDGMSEDGTDEIVKRYCERDRRIILIKNQKLITPVALNLGVKASRGEYILFSGAHSEMPSDYISRCIKHAIETGADNVGGVMKTEPRVESCVGIAISKVLSSPLGVGGAKFRTGVSRPTEVDTVPFGCYKREVFDRIGYFNEQLVRNQDIELNLRLKRAGGKIVLFPDIEFTYFARSTYKDLWRNSFGNGYWVIAGSQFSNIPFSLRHIVPYLFVSFIVVFGLISIWVPLVRIFYLTIITLYISLLLIASLGISLKPGRFDLFLPAFTGFIVLHIAYGIGSLKGLVQRIFVHG from the coding sequence GTGGAAGAGCAGGAATTGCCGAAAGTTACAATAATAGTCCCGACCAGGAATGAAGTTCATTTCATCGAAAAGTGTCTGAATTCGTTTATCGTATCTGACTATCCTGAGCACTTGATGGAAATAATCATTGTTGATGGGATGAGTGAAGATGGCACAGACGAAATAGTCAAGAGGTATTGCGAACGAGACAGGAGAATCATTCTAATCAAGAATCAGAAGCTTATTACTCCTGTTGCACTGAACTTAGGAGTGAAGGCTTCAAGAGGTGAATATATATTATTCAGCGGTGCACATAGCGAGATGCCCTCAGACTACATCTCGAGGTGTATCAAACATGCCATCGAGACTGGAGCAGACAATGTTGGCGGAGTGATGAAGACGGAACCGCGAGTCGAATCGTGTGTCGGAATTGCTATCTCAAAGGTTCTCTCAAGCCCTCTTGGGGTTGGAGGAGCCAAGTTCAGGACAGGTGTAAGCAGACCTACAGAAGTAGATACTGTGCCTTTCGGCTGCTACAAGCGAGAGGTTTTCGATAGGATCGGGTATTTCAATGAGCAGCTTGTAAGGAATCAAGACATCGAGTTGAATTTACGACTAAAGCGGGCAGGAGGAAAGATTGTACTCTTCCCAGATATCGAATTCACTTATTTTGCCCGATCTACCTATAAGGATCTGTGGAGAAACAGCTTTGGGAACGGCTACTGGGTAATCGCTGGTTCTCAATTCTCTAACATACCGTTCTCACTAAGGCACATCGTTCCGTATCTTTTCGTTTCCTTCATTGTAGTATTCGGTTTGATTTCCATATGGGTGCCTTTGGTGAGAATCTTCTACCTAACTATTATCACCTTGTACATCTCGTTATTGCTCATCGCATCGTTGGGTATCTCATTGAAACCCGGAAGATTTGATCTCTTCTTGCCAGCATTCACTGGGTTTATTGTTCTCCATATAGCATACGGCATAGGATCTTTGAAGGGACTTGTACAAAGGATATTTGTCCATGGATAG